The Cystobacter fuscus DSM 2262 genome includes a region encoding these proteins:
- a CDS encoding FAD-dependent oxidoreductase translates to MANTSFDDAPLELRNIEPKDILRHMGVPEEPGLYVLGCFERRVTLLSQQVRALNLVYALCERNLLLPEGRVCVIGGGAAGMTVAAAAARRGGRVVLLEQRSELLSLFGGNHSRFLHPYIYDWPEEHRGRPEGVHPEEAGLPLLSWTANQAGKVARELKQAWDALPESANIRVIPNARHIKIGKRQGQSRSVSWNAPGFNPEDFELVVLAVGFGLEREKQGLDWQSYWRDDHLHQEVLDGRRRHLISGCGDGGLVDLLRVKLNRFQHETVVDELLSSPSLDEVKKRLVALEQEALNIHEREGEAASSKLLTQQYLNLKVPDDFNTAFQKRQRQDTEAVLNGRGDWPLTLNASILNRFLVSRLLRNGMEYRGGEFKHEKKEGNIYEVRFESGSPDHFHRIICRWGALSAVDTSFPEFKDKFDKLRDRGELDQTRWRLWTKGYFDLKRRGERPGETQSGSLPARAALNSESAPEVSSSDAVSETAPSGGESPFPNVNNSKKQPQELYAGLIEEWARFADLDKWEARMSSVFLEDQPRLSINMVDTLGSVSDWIFRRIWPQKYLDLEAAFLNFGDVCGDFLDVFHRHSVMRGAKHVTERFYKLRWHEEREYQRLLARYEFHIHLVEDLALELTRAANYICDKIRERIDHSYRLKEGALVVSSGPYSDFSHRIHRPEYRVTERTIHPYPGLEKFLTVRETRDEHFGEGTEPREG, encoded by the coding sequence GTGGCGAACACCAGCTTTGATGATGCACCACTTGAACTACGCAACATCGAACCCAAGGATATCTTACGGCACATGGGAGTTCCCGAGGAGCCTGGGCTCTATGTCCTCGGCTGCTTCGAACGGAGGGTGACACTGCTGTCCCAGCAGGTACGTGCGCTTAACCTCGTTTATGCTCTTTGTGAGAGGAATCTGCTGCTGCCAGAGGGAAGAGTATGCGTCATCGGCGGAGGCGCGGCAGGAATGACTGTGGCAGCAGCAGCGGCTAGGCGGGGTGGACGCGTCGTGCTCCTGGAGCAAAGAAGCGAGCTGCTATCACTATTCGGTGGCAACCACTCCCGCTTTTTACACCCTTACATCTATGACTGGCCCGAAGAGCATCGCGGGCGCCCCGAAGGAGTGCACCCAGAAGAAGCCGGACTACCGCTGCTGTCGTGGACTGCGAACCAAGCAGGCAAAGTCGCTCGCGAACTCAAGCAGGCATGGGATGCACTACCTGAGAGCGCGAACATCAGAGTCATACCCAACGCTCGGCACATCAAAATCGGAAAGCGCCAAGGGCAGTCTCGCTCCGTGTCATGGAATGCCCCTGGATTCAATCCAGAAGACTTCGAATTGGTGGTGCTTGCGGTGGGGTTCGGATTGGAGCGTGAAAAGCAAGGACTCGACTGGCAATCGTACTGGCGGGACGACCATCTCCACCAAGAAGTACTCGACGGGCGCCGCCGACACCTCATTTCCGGGTGCGGAGATGGCGGGCTGGTAGATCTCTTGCGCGTGAAATTAAATCGCTTCCAACATGAGACAGTCGTCGATGAACTTTTGAGTAGTCCATCGCTGGATGAAGTGAAGAAGAGATTGGTGGCGCTTGAGCAAGAGGCCCTCAATATTCATGAGCGCGAAGGAGAGGCCGCTTCGAGCAAGTTGCTCACACAGCAGTACCTGAACCTTAAGGTGCCGGATGACTTCAACACGGCATTCCAGAAAAGACAGCGCCAGGACACGGAAGCCGTGCTCAATGGGCGAGGAGATTGGCCACTAACGCTTAATGCCAGCATCCTCAACCGCTTCTTGGTGTCGCGCCTACTGCGGAATGGTATGGAGTACCGCGGGGGCGAGTTCAAGCACGAGAAGAAAGAAGGTAACATTTACGAGGTGCGTTTTGAGTCCGGATCGCCGGACCATTTTCACCGAATCATCTGCCGGTGGGGCGCACTTTCGGCGGTCGACACGTCTTTTCCTGAGTTCAAAGACAAGTTCGACAAGCTGCGCGATCGTGGTGAACTGGATCAGACGCGCTGGCGCCTTTGGACAAAGGGGTATTTTGACTTGAAGCGCAGAGGCGAACGTCCTGGTGAGACGCAATCTGGCTCATTACCAGCAAGGGCTGCCTTGAACTCTGAGTCAGCACCCGAGGTATCGTCCTCTGACGCTGTGTCGGAAACCGCGCCGTCTGGGGGGGAATCACCTTTCCCTAATGTTAACAACAGCAAGAAGCAGCCACAGGAACTGTATGCGGGCCTAATTGAGGAATGGGCAAGATTTGCAGATTTGGACAAATGGGAAGCTCGGATGTCGAGCGTGTTTCTTGAAGATCAGCCAAGATTGTCCATTAACATGGTTGACACACTGGGATCGGTGAGTGATTGGATATTCAGGCGCATCTGGCCGCAAAAATATCTGGATCTTGAAGCTGCCTTTCTGAATTTTGGGGATGTATGTGGGGATTTTCTTGATGTATTCCATAGACATTCAGTAATGCGTGGGGCAAAACATGTGACTGAGCGATTTTACAAATTGCGGTGGCATGAAGAGAGAGAGTACCAACGACTATTGGCTCGCTATGAGTTTCATATACATTTAGTTGAGGACTTGGCCCTAGAGTTGACTCGCGCCGCGAATTACATTTGTGACAAAATTAGGGAGCGAATTGACCATTCATACCGGTTGAAGGAGGGGGCGCTGGTCGTCTCTTCTGGGCCCTATTCGGATTTTTCACATAGAATTCATCGACCTGAGTATAGAGTGACAGAGCGTACGATTCATCCGTATCCCGGCTTGGAAAAATTCCTCACTGTTCGAGAGACTCGTGACGAACATTTTGGCGAGGGGACAGAGCCAAGGGAAGGTTAA